A portion of the Lolium rigidum isolate FL_2022 chromosome 1, APGP_CSIRO_Lrig_0.1, whole genome shotgun sequence genome contains these proteins:
- the LOC124671013 gene encoding uncharacterized protein LOC124671013 → MHATHGKKDGCRNNYDDKEPRNDLVGGLKHELVPGERTESVHRFMASESNNLANGRSKSSTLQVQESFSDAVDKSYVMSPCKDSDEEDSEDLEHEEEPRCRRKLIPSWSRQENLDKILLSNQSMDPSEIFARNGCFSLSDVLALHVPQRLFN, encoded by the exons ATGCATGCTACACATGGCAAAAAAGATGGTTGTCGGAACAATTAT GATGACAAAGAGCCAAGAAATGATTTAGTTGGAGGGCTCAAACACGAATTAGTACCTGGTGAAAGGACAGAATCTGTCCATAGATTTATGGCATCTGAAAGCAACAACCTCGCAAATGGGAGGTCTAAAAGTTCTACACTTCAGGTGCAGGAAAGCTTCTCAGATGCTGTTGATAAG TCCTATGTAATGTCTCCATGTAAAGATTCTGATGAAGAGGACAGCGAGGACTTGGAGCATGAAGAGGAACCAAGGTGTAGAAGGAAATTGATTCCATCATGGTCTCG CCAAGAAAACTTGGATAAAATCTTGCTATCCAATCAGTCTATGGACCCATCAGAAATTTTCGCACGCAATGGTTGTTTCAGTTTATCTGATG TTCTTGCACTCCATGTTCCTCAACGACTATTCAATTAG
- the LOC124670737 gene encoding oligopeptide transporter 1-like isoform X2, producing MVSGAHLIVVLPIGRLMAACLPRKVVGIKGTRWSFSLNPGPFNLKEHVLITIFANSGSSYVYAVGVITIVKAFYHRDIHPLAAMILTQTTQLMGYGWAGLFRKFLVDSPYMWWPSNLVQVSLFRALHEKEKRPKGGSTRLQFFLIVLATSFAYYIVPNYLFPTISSISVVCLVWRNSVTAQQIGSGTHGLGVGSFGLDWATVAGFLGTPLSTPAFAIMNVMAGFFLVVYVLLPVAYWSNAYDARRFPIISSSVFMANGSRYDVSRVLDPATFKFSQSGYDDAGQINLSIFFAFNYGLSFAAMAATLSHVALFHGRSIWRQTKATVSGQAGDIHTRLMKKNYAVVPQWWFLVMLVLVLGLSIFSCEGFGQELQLPYWGVLLAAGLACFSTLPVGIITATTNQQPVNVVTELIIGYLYPGRPLANVVFKTYGYISMSQAIMFLMDFKLGHYMKIPPRSMFTVQLVGTVLASSVYFGTSWWLLESVSNICDPAKLPAGSPWTCPGDEVFYNASVIWGVVGPQRIFGRLGRYAKMNYFFLAGALAPVPVWALSRAFPERGWIRLISMPVLLSATAVMPSARSMNYLMWGAVGLTFNHVVYRRYKAWWARHNYVLSAALDAGVVFMGMASYAMLQSRGIYGVNWWGLQVDDHCDLARCPTAPGVSVPGCPVQ from the exons ATGGTTTCTGGGGCTCATCTC ATCGTGGTCCTGCCGATCGGCAGGCTGATGGCTGCATGCCTCCCTCGTAAGGTCGTCGGGATCAAGGGCACCCGTTGGTCCTTCTCTCTCAACCCAGGGCCGTTCAACCTCAAGGAGCACGTGCTCATCACTATCTTTGCCAACAGCGGCTCCAGCTATGTTTACGCCGTCGGCGTTATCACCATCGTCAAGGCCTTCTACCACCGGGATATCCACCCGCTCGCCGCCATGATCCTCACTCAAACAACCCAG CTGATGGGTTATGGCTGGGCTGGGCTCTTCAGGAAGTTCCTGGtggactccccctacatgtggtgGCCGTCGAACCTGGTACAAGTCTCACTCTTCAGAGCGCTGCACGAGAAGGAGAAGCGGCCCAAGGGAGGGAGCACGAGGCTACAATTCTTCCTCATCGTCCTGGCCACCAGCTTCGCCTACTACATCGTTCCCAACTACctcttcccgaccatctccagcATTTCCGTGGTGTGCCTGGTATGGAGAAACTCTGTGACGGCGCAGCAGATCGGCTCAGGCACGCACGGGCTCGGCGTCGGGTCGTTTGGCCTCGACTGGGCCACTGTGGCCGGCTTCCTGGGCACGCCACTGTCCACGCCGGCGTTCGCCATCATGAATGTGATGGCGGGGTTCTTTTTGGTGGTGTACGTGCTCTTGCCCGTGGCATACTGGAGCAACGCGTACGACGCCAGACGCTTCCCCATCATCTCTTCCAGCGTGTTCATGGCCAACGGCAGCCGGTACGACGTGAGCCGGGTGCTCGACCCGGCCACCTTCAAGTTCAGCCAGTCCGGGTATGATGACGCCGGGCAGATCAACCTGAGCATCTTCTTCGCCTTCAACTACGGCCTCAGCTTCGCCGCGATGGCCGCTACTCTGTCCCACGTCGCCCTCTTCCACGGCAG ATCGATATGGAGGCAGACGAAGGCGACGGTGAGCGGGCAGGCCGGCGACATACACACGAGGCTGATGAAGAAGAACTACGCGGTCGTGCCACAGTGGTGGTTTCTTGTGATGCTGGTGCTGGTGCTCGGCCTCTCTATATTCAGCTGCGAGGGGTTTGGGCAGGAGCTGCAGCTCCCCTACTGGGGCGTGCTCCTGGCGGCCGGGCTAGCCTGCTTCTCCACGCTCCCCGTCGGcatcatcaccgccaccaccaaTCAGCAACCTGTGAATGTGGTGACCGAGCTCATCATCGGGTACCTGTACCCAGGCAGGCCGCTAGCGAACGTGGTGTTCAAGACGTACGGCTACATCAGCATGTCCCAGGCCATCATGTTCCTCATGGACTTCAAGCTGGGCCACTACATGAAGATCCCGCCGCGGTCTATGTTCACTGTCCAGCTCGTGGGGACCGTGCTGGCCTCGTCGGTCTACTTCGGCACATCGTGGTGGCTGCTTGAGAGCGTAAGCAACATCTGCGACCCGGCGAAGCTGCCGGCGGGGAGCCCGTGGACGTGCCCTGGCGACGAAGTCTTCTACAACGCGTCCGTCATCTGGGGCGTGGTCGGCCCGCAGCGCATCTTCGGGCGCCTCGGCCGCTACGCCAAGATGAACTACTTCTTCCTCGCCGGTGCGCTGGCGCCGGTGCCCGTGTGGGCGCTGTCCCGGGCCTTCCCGGAAAGGGGGTGGATCCGGCTCATCAGCATGCCCGTGCTGCTGAGCGCCACAGCAGTGATGCCGTCGGCGCGGTCCATGAACTACCTCATGTGGGGTGCCGTCGGGCTCACCTTCAACCACGTCGTCTACCGGCGGTACAAGGCATGGTGGGCGCGGCACAACTACGTGCTATCGGCTGCGCTGGATGCTGGCGTGGTGTTCATGGGCATGGCATCCTACGCCATGCTGCAGTCAAGAGGCATCTACGGTGTGAACTGGTGGGGGCTGCAGGTCGATGACCACTGTGACTTGGCTCGTTGCCCGACGGCGCCGGGAGTCAGCGTCCCCGGTTGCCCCGTGCAGTAA
- the LOC124670737 gene encoding oligopeptide transporter 1-like isoform X1 produces MEEPPQLELSNLEIQNTGPGTRDEIADEVDDCPIEEVRLTVPITDDPTLPVLTFRTWFLGLISCVLLAFCNQFFGYRQNPLYISSLSVQIVVLPIGRLMAACLPRKVVGIKGTRWSFSLNPGPFNLKEHVLITIFANSGSSYVYAVGVITIVKAFYHRDIHPLAAMILTQTTQLMGYGWAGLFRKFLVDSPYMWWPSNLVQVSLFRALHEKEKRPKGGSTRLQFFLIVLATSFAYYIVPNYLFPTISSISVVCLVWRNSVTAQQIGSGTHGLGVGSFGLDWATVAGFLGTPLSTPAFAIMNVMAGFFLVVYVLLPVAYWSNAYDARRFPIISSSVFMANGSRYDVSRVLDPATFKFSQSGYDDAGQINLSIFFAFNYGLSFAAMAATLSHVALFHGRSIWRQTKATVSGQAGDIHTRLMKKNYAVVPQWWFLVMLVLVLGLSIFSCEGFGQELQLPYWGVLLAAGLACFSTLPVGIITATTNQQPVNVVTELIIGYLYPGRPLANVVFKTYGYISMSQAIMFLMDFKLGHYMKIPPRSMFTVQLVGTVLASSVYFGTSWWLLESVSNICDPAKLPAGSPWTCPGDEVFYNASVIWGVVGPQRIFGRLGRYAKMNYFFLAGALAPVPVWALSRAFPERGWIRLISMPVLLSATAVMPSARSMNYLMWGAVGLTFNHVVYRRYKAWWARHNYVLSAALDAGVVFMGMASYAMLQSRGIYGVNWWGLQVDDHCDLARCPTAPGVSVPGCPVQ; encoded by the exons ATGGAGGAGCCACCACAACTTGAGCTCAGCAACTTGGAGATACAGAATACAGGGCCGGGCACCAGAGATGAGATAGCAG ATGAAGTGGACGACTGTCCAATCGAGGAGGTTCGGCTCACCGTGCCGATCACTGACGACCCGACATTGCCCGTGCTGACGTTCAGGACATGGTTTCTGGGGCTCATCTCGTGCGTGCTCCTGGCCTTCTGCAACCAGTTCTTCGGTTACCGTCAGAACCCTCTCTACATATCCTCCCTCTCGGTGCAGATCGTGGTCCTGCCGATCGGCAGGCTGATGGCTGCATGCCTCCCTCGTAAGGTCGTCGGGATCAAGGGCACCCGTTGGTCCTTCTCTCTCAACCCAGGGCCGTTCAACCTCAAGGAGCACGTGCTCATCACTATCTTTGCCAACAGCGGCTCCAGCTATGTTTACGCCGTCGGCGTTATCACCATCGTCAAGGCCTTCTACCACCGGGATATCCACCCGCTCGCCGCCATGATCCTCACTCAAACAACCCAG CTGATGGGTTATGGCTGGGCTGGGCTCTTCAGGAAGTTCCTGGtggactccccctacatgtggtgGCCGTCGAACCTGGTACAAGTCTCACTCTTCAGAGCGCTGCACGAGAAGGAGAAGCGGCCCAAGGGAGGGAGCACGAGGCTACAATTCTTCCTCATCGTCCTGGCCACCAGCTTCGCCTACTACATCGTTCCCAACTACctcttcccgaccatctccagcATTTCCGTGGTGTGCCTGGTATGGAGAAACTCTGTGACGGCGCAGCAGATCGGCTCAGGCACGCACGGGCTCGGCGTCGGGTCGTTTGGCCTCGACTGGGCCACTGTGGCCGGCTTCCTGGGCACGCCACTGTCCACGCCGGCGTTCGCCATCATGAATGTGATGGCGGGGTTCTTTTTGGTGGTGTACGTGCTCTTGCCCGTGGCATACTGGAGCAACGCGTACGACGCCAGACGCTTCCCCATCATCTCTTCCAGCGTGTTCATGGCCAACGGCAGCCGGTACGACGTGAGCCGGGTGCTCGACCCGGCCACCTTCAAGTTCAGCCAGTCCGGGTATGATGACGCCGGGCAGATCAACCTGAGCATCTTCTTCGCCTTCAACTACGGCCTCAGCTTCGCCGCGATGGCCGCTACTCTGTCCCACGTCGCCCTCTTCCACGGCAG ATCGATATGGAGGCAGACGAAGGCGACGGTGAGCGGGCAGGCCGGCGACATACACACGAGGCTGATGAAGAAGAACTACGCGGTCGTGCCACAGTGGTGGTTTCTTGTGATGCTGGTGCTGGTGCTCGGCCTCTCTATATTCAGCTGCGAGGGGTTTGGGCAGGAGCTGCAGCTCCCCTACTGGGGCGTGCTCCTGGCGGCCGGGCTAGCCTGCTTCTCCACGCTCCCCGTCGGcatcatcaccgccaccaccaaTCAGCAACCTGTGAATGTGGTGACCGAGCTCATCATCGGGTACCTGTACCCAGGCAGGCCGCTAGCGAACGTGGTGTTCAAGACGTACGGCTACATCAGCATGTCCCAGGCCATCATGTTCCTCATGGACTTCAAGCTGGGCCACTACATGAAGATCCCGCCGCGGTCTATGTTCACTGTCCAGCTCGTGGGGACCGTGCTGGCCTCGTCGGTCTACTTCGGCACATCGTGGTGGCTGCTTGAGAGCGTAAGCAACATCTGCGACCCGGCGAAGCTGCCGGCGGGGAGCCCGTGGACGTGCCCTGGCGACGAAGTCTTCTACAACGCGTCCGTCATCTGGGGCGTGGTCGGCCCGCAGCGCATCTTCGGGCGCCTCGGCCGCTACGCCAAGATGAACTACTTCTTCCTCGCCGGTGCGCTGGCGCCGGTGCCCGTGTGGGCGCTGTCCCGGGCCTTCCCGGAAAGGGGGTGGATCCGGCTCATCAGCATGCCCGTGCTGCTGAGCGCCACAGCAGTGATGCCGTCGGCGCGGTCCATGAACTACCTCATGTGGGGTGCCGTCGGGCTCACCTTCAACCACGTCGTCTACCGGCGGTACAAGGCATGGTGGGCGCGGCACAACTACGTGCTATCGGCTGCGCTGGATGCTGGCGTGGTGTTCATGGGCATGGCATCCTACGCCATGCTGCAGTCAAGAGGCATCTACGGTGTGAACTGGTGGGGGCTGCAGGTCGATGACCACTGTGACTTGGCTCGTTGCCCGACGGCGCCGGGAGTCAGCGTCCCCGGTTGCCCCGTGCAGTAA
- the LOC124651425 gene encoding uncharacterized protein LOC124651425, giving the protein METMFMQVFEHRDWVEAQMRQQVASSSDSIACSLIAAGSRPPAWLLPQLASAIVEQGNTLRKPPIDLANLKKAHVVHLAPPTNHQVSKPKPLEFRGVKPGSCNITGSSERFNQSKSCMSEAILTKFASVHPPNEDLSATISHEASLHEVLHSVSSPLPEEETTHAAANYSLEGPNSVANPLLENALLQSGKPNFLEGIDSMAGPMPGKDTVHTAEIDFLEGPTSGAQEMLGSPQNKILDDDRGHSPQPQKNMLEDGCRHDSHSHVCGAFNTFSLQSAANLEKLLPNSANDERLYQNIIPFPGTINHNDFCSASASDAFISTRSDPFQMQTSLPKLSPEFVRTAKTGDAHIGSSSLSTANKSLQIKPVLDSVSCHLKQSGHAESKLLIQTEAYDVSPRNNMGKCVTSTVIRGASSEGAQILQTAERNSTPSAKECLDSSCERVAMNCQSSSSASLVPQYSQSHYLENGLDKVSNSSPNYSNTFFDGDACCISKKISCFANPDTDVKVATIEDKILTGIDFVAFRSGVLNTENYPITDSPTTDPRYALYQKNHHASLEFDEKGIDDGKKVSHGSIPWQNVDIYADYDETAQQCESFNIPIPSKNKSSTVKERTFVGLCESEKLIHLSCNLSRKYKMGSKMKPLCGKYESLAARFEKLVSQCSVDSVDTKWHDPSYDINNLGIPGEYSLEFDDSLLMSNVQTYGSGNANSVQEDSNIPLTPSAHKTDQAMKNPKENHASSIRKGEVSQPLHDRESRAALLNRKNPRHRSKTNLGKGWKPFVPLVKQNQQFRTACGKALPCFHFSHIADISDQFS; this is encoded by the exons GAAATACTCTAAGAAAGCCACCTATAGATCTTGCTAATCTGAAAAAGGCACACGTTGTTCATCTTGCACCCCCTACCAACCATCAGGTGTCCAAGCCCAAACCACTTGAATTCCGTGGCGTCAAGCCGGGTAGCTGTAATATCACTGGTTCTTCTGAAAGATTTAATCAGAGCAAGAGTTGCATGTCTGAAGCTATCCTTACCAAATTTGCTTCTGTGCACCCCCCGAATGAAGACCTATCTGCTACTATTTCTCATGAAGCTAGCTTGCATGAGGTACTTCATTCTGTCAGCAGTCCACTGCCCGAAGAGGAAACAACACATGCTGCTGCAAATTATTCTCTTGAAGGACCGAATTCTGTTGCCAACCCATTGCTTGAGAATGCCTTATTACAGTCTGGCAAACCTAATTTTCTTGAAGGAATCGACTCTATGGCCGGTCCAATGCCTGGAAAGGACACAGTCCACACTGCTGAAATCGATTTTCTTGAAGGGCCTACTTCTGGGGCTCAAGAAATGTTGGGATCGCCGCAAAACAAAATATTAGATGATGACCGTGGACACTCTCCTCAACCCCAGAAAAATATGTTGGAAGATGGTTGTCGACATGACTCGCATTCGCATGTATGTGGTGCATTCAACACATTCTCCTTGCAGTCTGCTGCTAATCTTGAGAAGCTGCTGCCCAACTCTGCCAACGATGAGCGTTTATATCAGAACATCATTCCTTTTCCAGGAACAATTAATCATAATGATTTCTGTAGTGCTAGTGCTTCAGATGCCTTTATATCTACACGGAGTGACCCATTTCAGATGCAAACTTCATTGCCTAAACTATCTCCAGAATTTGTTAGGACAGCTAAAACTGGGGATGCACACATTGGATCTTCTTCTCTGTCCACAGCAAATAAGAGTCTCCAAATAAAACCAGTATTAGATTCAGTCAGCTGCCATCTTAAACAGTCTGGTCATGCTGAGTCAAAACTTTTGATTCAGACTGAAGCATATGATGTTTCTCCAAGAAATAACATGGGCAAATGTGTGACATCAACAGTTATACGTGGGGCTTCATCTGAAGGTGCACAGATATTGCAAACTGCAGAAAGAAATAGTACACCATCAGCAAAGGAATGCTTGGATTCATCTTGTGAAAGAGTAGCCATGAACTGTCAATCAAGTTCTAGTGCATCGTTAGTTCCTCAATATTCTCAATCACATTATTTGGAAAATGGTCTCGATAAAGTGAGCAATTCTTCGCCTAATTACTCTAATACTTTCTTTGATGGCGATGCATGCTGCATAAGTAAG AAAATTTCTTGCTTTGCAAATCCTGACACAGATGTAAAAGTTGCAACCATAGAAGACAAAATACTTACCGGGATAGATTTTGTTGCATTTAGAAGTGGAGTGCTGAATACAGAAAATTATCCCATCACGGATTCTCCAACTACTGATCCAAGGTATGCTTTATATCAGAAGAATCACCATGCGAGCCTAGAATTCGATGAGAAAGGTATTGATGATGGAAAGAAAGTATCTCATGGTTCTATTCCATGGCAAAATGTTGATATTTATGCTGACTATGATGAAACTGCGCAACAGTGTGAGAGCTTTAACATTCCTATTCCATCTAAGAATAAGAGTTCAACTGTCAAAGAAAGGACATTTGTGGGACTTTGTGAATCTGAGAAGTTGATTCACTTGAGCTGCAATCTTTCCAGAAAgtataagatgggcagcaagatgaAACCATTGTGTGGAAAATATGAGTCATTGGCAGCTAGGTTTGAGAAACTCGTGAGCCAGTGCTCAGTCGATTCTGTTGATACTAAATGGCATGATCCAAGTTATGATATCAACAATTTGGGAATTCCTGGTGAATATAGTTTGGAATTCGATGATTCTCTTCTGATGTCCAATGTCCAAACTTATGGTTCAGGAAATGCTAATAGTGTTCAAGAGGATAGTAACATTCCTTTGACCCCGTCAGCTCACAA AACTGACCAAGCAATGAAGAACCCAAAGGAGAACCATGCTTCTTCAATTAGGAAAGGAGAAGTGTCACAACCCCTCCATGACAGAGAAAGCAGGGCAGCACTTCTGAACAGAAAAAATCCAAGACACAGAAGCAAGACAAATCTTGGGAAAGGATGGAAACCATTTGTACCACTTGTAAAACAGAATCAACAATTTAGAACAGCATGTG GGAAAGCTTTACCATGCTTTCACTTTTCACATATTGCTGATATTTCTGATCAGTTTTCTTAG